In one Salvia miltiorrhiza cultivar Shanhuang (shh) unplaced genomic scaffold, IMPLAD_Smil_shh original_scaffold_183, whole genome shotgun sequence genomic region, the following are encoded:
- the LOC131003262 gene encoding hsp70 nucleotide exchange factor FES1-like, with amino-acid sequence MAREGPNWEGLLKWSLSHADGTNTSRSLSEEDRRWFMEAMQGQTIDVIKRMKEITLVMKTPEQVLESQGVTPQDIEDMLDELQEHVESIDNANDLHSIGGLAPLLDYLRNPHANIRAKAADVVSTVVQNNPRSQQLVMEANGMEPLLSNFTSDPDVGVRTKALGAISSLIRHNKPGIAAFRLANGYAALRDALGSESVRFQRKALNLIHYLLSENHSDINVISELGFPRIMMHLASSEDSDVREAALRSLLDLARDRSEKPDTPNEDDDKLKQILQDRIKGISEMSLEDLGAAKEEMELVDSLWKACHNEPSPLFEQGLLSLPGEDAPPPDVASQYFQPPLRAWAANRNPDPKPENEKKEAPLLLGPGPSA; translated from the exons ATGGCAAGAGAAGGCCCTAATTGGGAAGGATTGCTTAAGTGGAGTCTTTCCCACGCCGACGGTACTAACACTTCTCGCAGTTTGAG TGAGGAGGATAGAAGATGGTTTATGGAGGCGATGCAAGGGCAGACAATTGATGTTATTAAGCGAATGAAGGAGATAACACTTGTTATGAAGACCCCTGAGCAGGTTTTGGAGTCTCAGGGGGTGACTCCTCAAGATATTGAAG ATATGTTGGATGAGCTACAAGAACATGTGGAATCCATCGACAATGCTAATG ATCTTCACTCCATTGGTGGTCTTGCTCCTCTCCTCGACTACCTTAGAAATCCACATGCTAACATTAGGGCAAAAGCAGCCGACGTTGTTAGCACGGTCGTGCAGAACAATCCCAGGAGTCAACAGCTGGTAATGGAAGCTAATGGTATGGAGCCGCTGCTGTCCAATTTTACTTCTGATCCAGATGTTGGAGTGCGTACCAAAGCGCTCGGGGCAATCTCTT CTCTGATTAGGCATAACAAGCCTGGAATTGCTGCATTCCGGTTGGCTAACGGTTACGCCGCGCTAAGAGATGCTTTGGGCTCCGAGAGTGTGAGATTTCAAAG GAAAGCCCTGAACTTGATCCATTATCTACTTAGTGAGAATCATTCAGACATTAACGTCATATCCGAACTCGGCTTTCCTCGCATCATGATGCACCTTGCATCAAGTGAGGATTCTGATGTGCGCGAAGCTGCACTAAGGAGCCTTCTCGATCTAGCTCGGGACAGATCAGAGAAGCCCGATACTCCAAATGAAGATGATGACAAACTGAAGCAGATTCTACAAGACAGGATCAAAGGGATCAGTGAGATGTCTCTTGAAGACCTAGGAGCCGCGAAAGAGGAAATGGAGCTTGTGGACTCTCTTTGGAAAGCCTGTCACAACGAACCATCACCTCTTTTCGAGCAGGGTCTTCTATCACTCCCTGGAGAAGACGCTCCGCCTCCAGATGTAGCGAGCCAGTATTTCCAGCCGCCTCTTAGAGCTTGGGCTGCAAACAGAAATCCTGATCCAAAACCAGAGAACGAGAAGAAGGAAGCGCCGTTGTTGTTAGGCCCCGGACCCTCAGCTTGA